From Halorussus lipolyticus:
CGTAGTAGTGGTTGGCGAACCCGGCCTTGATTTCGCCGTCTGCGACCGCGTTCGAGACGAGGAACTCGTCGGGGTACTCGGTGATGTTCTGGTTCTGCATCCCCGTCAGCCACTGCTTGGTGGCGTCCTCGTCCTTGAGAAGACGCATCGCGGTGACGAACGACTTGAACGCGCCGTAGGTGGGTGCCCAGCCCATCGTCCCCTTCAGACCGGAGTTCTCGGTGAACGCCTGAACTTTGTTCGGAATGTCGGATTCCGAGAAGTGGTCGGTGTTGTAGGGAACCGACCGGGCGCGGCCAGCGATGCCAACCCAGTCACCGTCGCCGTCGCGGAAGCCCTTCGGGACCGGGTTCAGCACGCGGTCCGGGAGGGTAGTAGTCACGCCCGCGTCGGCGACGATGCCCAGCGAGGTGGAGTCGATGGACCAGAACACGTCGGCCGGGGACTGGCCGCCCTTGGTCTCCTCGACGATGGTGTTGGCCAGTTGGGTCGAGGAGGCCATCCGAGTCTTGGCGGTGAAGCCCGAGTACTTCTTCTCCAGCAGTCTGACGAGGTTCTCGTAGAGGCCGCCCTCGCCGCCGCCGAGGTAGACGTTCAGCGTGCCCTCTAAGTCCGGCAGGTCGTCCATCGAGGTGCCGCCCGGCGCGGACCGGGACTCGACCAGCGGTCCGGACCCGCGGAAGTCAGACAGCGAGAGCGACGAACCGCTCTCCTGTTGGTTCGTGAACCGACCGATACAGCCTGACAGCCCTGCCGTCGCGCCGACCGCACTCGACGCGAGAAGCCGACGACGTGTCCACATGCGACGCTCGCTCATGTTTAGAATTAGGCTTGCCTAAAACTCTTATACTTACCGATTCGAGCCTCAAACCGGCCCGCGGACAATCAATCGTCGGCGATGGGGTCGTCTCGATAGCCCTCGGCGGTCAGTCGTCGGCCGGTGCGGGCGCGGTCTGGAGCGACTGGAGTTCGTCCAGCGCAGACAGCCAATCGAGCATGTATTCGCCCACGTAGTTGAAGAATCCGCCGTTTTCGTACTCGTCGTAGTCGCCCTCGGCGAGTTCGGTCGCCATCTCCTCGAAGACGCCAGCGTAGGAGTCGGCGTTTGTGGCGGTTTCGTCCACGATTTCCCAGAGGTGTTCGTTGAGTTCGAGACCGGGCACCTCGTTGTTCAGGTCGCCGAAGGTAGAGCGAGGAGCCTTGTTGTGTTCGCACAGCGGGAACCCGTTGTAGATGGTCTTGTCCAGCACGTCACAGGCCCGCTTGAGGAAGACGCCCGACCAGATGTCGTCGAACCGGCCCACGTCCCACTTGTTCTCGTCCATCGGGAGTTGGTAGAAGGCGGGGATGACCTCGCGCTCGAAGGCGAGGTTCATCGAGCAGACGGTGAGGTAGTTGCCCTCGCCAGCGACGAAATCGCCGGTGTAGTCGGCTTTGGAGGTCCGGGTCTGGGCCTGCCCCTGCAAGTCGCCGTCCATCAGGATTCGCACGGCGTCTAAGTCCGGCACGTTGGTCCAGAGGCCCTGCGAGGCCACCACGTCGGAGATTTCGGTCGTGGCGGTCTCGACCGTCTCGTCCATCGCGGCGTAGGGGTATCCTCGGGGGTAGAGACCGTGGTCCTCGAAGTTCTGGTAGAGGACGTTGACCCAGTTTTCGTCAGACGAGACCTCCTCGATTTCGCCCTCGTAGTCGAGGTTCCGCATGTGGCGACCGAAGAAGTCGAAGTCGTCGTGGGGCAGGGTGTCGTCGTCGATGAAAAAGCCGTAGTCGAAGTCGTTGGCCCAGATGTACAACAGGCCGAAACTCGTCTCGGCGTGACTCGCAGACGGGACGACGTGGCCGTACTCCGCGATACCGTGGTCTTCGTACCACTCCTCGCGCCGGGTACCGTCGAAGACTTCGCCCGAGACGCCCTCGTCGGCCAGCATGTCGGCCATCTCCTCGGTGTCGCAGAAGTCCTCGGTCACCAGCAGGACGTGAAGTCGGTCCAAGTCGAAGCCGTGTTCGCGGGCGTTGTCGAAGTAGGCCCGCATGCACTCGTACTCTCGTATCGTCGGGACGACGACGCAGATGTCCTCGGTCGCGCTCATTCGTTAGATTGGGGTTGGTTTAGGCAAACCTAAAAGCTTGTCTATCCGCGCTCGCGGAGACCGGTTTAAGAGGCGTTTCCGGCCGTCTGGCGAACATGTCCGCGAGAGAACCCAAGCAGTTTATCGTGGTAACTACGCGCATGGTCTCGAACGAACGCCAACTTCGGGTCGGCATCGCACTGCTGGTCGCCGCGGGCGCACTCCTGTTCGTCCCGACCGCACTCGGCGCGTTCACGCAGGCGTCGGCCGCCGTCGCGGTCCTCGGCCTCGCGGGCGGCGCGGTCCTCGTCGGGACGGCGGGCGACGAGCGGCCGGTGTGAGTGCCCCAGTCTGAGTGCCGAGGAGAGACGCGAAGCGCGACAGTCGAATAGGGACAGTAAAATCATCGTTACAAATTTGATTTCATTGCTTTAATATCCGTGCTGTTTGTCGAGATGGCTCCTGTCGATGGACCGGAAGCAGACACGGACCCCGCAGATACGGTTTTACTTCGCCCCGTCGATGTGAGTCCATGAGGGACCGAGGACCCGACCCCGAGCGCGTGTCTCCCCAGAAGCGGTTGACGGCGGAGTACATGCAGGTGGCGGGACGCCGGAGCAACGTCCACGGCCTCGTGGAAATCGACGTTACCAACGCCCGAGAGCGGATTCGGCGCATCGAGGAGCAGACCGGAACGGACCTCTCGTTCACGGCGTTCGTCGTCGCCTGTCTGGCGACCGCCGTGGCGGAACAGCCGGCGGTCCAGCGATACCACGACTGGCGAGGACGGATTCACGAGTTCGAGGACGTGGACGTGAATCTCCTCGTGGAGCGGGAAGTCGAGGGCGAGCGAATCGGCGTCCCGCACGTCGTCCGGAAAGCGAATCGGCGGACGATTCGGTCGATTCACGACGAGATTCGGCGCGTCCAAGCCGACGCTTCGAGCGGTCCCGACGCCGCAACCGCCGAACTCGCCCGCTGGCTTCCCGGATTCGTCCGCAGGCAACTCTGGCGGCTCCCGCAGTTGTTTCCCTCGCGGTGGACGGACCTCGCCGGCACCGTCGCCGTCACCTCCGTCGGCATGTTCGGCACCGGAAACGGGTGGGCCATCAGTCCCACCAACTACACCCTCCAGCTTACTATCGGCGGCATCGGCACCAAACCCCGCCTCATCGACGGTGAACTGGAGTCCAGAGAGTATCTGAGCCTCACCGTCACCTTCGACCACGACGTCGTGGACGGCGGCCAAGCCGCGCGGTTCGTCCAACGCCTCGGCGAACACTTGGAAGCCGGGACCGGCCTCGACGCCGCGTCCGCCGACTGAGCGACCGCTCGACCCCGAGTGGCCGGGTTTTCGGCATCGGAGCTAAGTGGCAGGGCGTCGTGACGACCTGCATGGACGACAGCACGCAACTCTGGGGCGGGGCCGGGTTGATTCTCGTCGGCGCGTTGATTCTGTTCGCGCCGCTGTTGTTGGAACTCGCCTACACCACGATACTGCTGTCCGTGGCCGTCCTCGTCCTCGCTGGCGGGGCGCTCCTCATCGGCCTCTCGCAACGAGGACGGGCGGTCTGAGAGTTCCGCGCCGACGCTCTCGAAATTTAGGAACCAGCGATAAAACCAAATGCTCGTCCGCCGAGTGTTCGGCATATGCCTCTCGACTACGACCAAGAGCGCGAGGAGTTCGAGTGGGACATCCCCGAAGACTACAACCTCCCGGCGGTAATCGACGACCACGCCGAAAACTTCGGCGACCGACTCGCGGTCCGGTTCCGAGACGACGAGACCGAGGCCGAACGCACCTACGCCGACATCCGCGACGACATGAACCGGTTCGCCAACGCGCTGGCCGACCTCGGCGTCGGCGAGGGCGACCGGGTGATGCACCTGTTCCCCCGGCACCCCGACGCCTTCGCCGTCCAGTTGGGTGCGCTGACCCGCGGAGCGTTGCTCGTGCCCTGTTCGGCCATGCTCAAGCCCAAGGACCTCACCTTCCGGGCGAACGACTGCGAGGCCGAAACCGTGGTGGTCCACGAGGACCTGACCGAGATGGTCGAACCGATTCTTTCCGAGACGCCGATTTCGCGCGTGGTCGTGCTGGACGCCGACGCCGAGACGGTGGACCGCGAGGACTGGCACGCATTCTCCGACCTCCTCGACGGGCAGGGAACCGCCCACGACGGCCCCGAACTCTCCGCCGACGACCCGATGTCCATCAACTACACCAGCGGGACCACCGGCCAACCCAAGCCGGTCCTGCACCGCCACCGCTGGCTCCGGTGCTTCGAACTCGTCAACGCGCCCTACTGGTGGGGCGTCACGCAGGAGACCGACTTCTCCGACGAACTCCTCTGGGCGACCACCGGCACCGGGTGGGCCAAGTGGTTCTGGAGTCCGGTCGGCGTCGGCCTGACGACCGGAGCGTCCCAGTTCATCTACGACGGCGATTTCGACGCCAGAACCTTCCTCGACCTGATGGACGAAGAGGACGTAACCCGACTCTGTGCGGTCCCGACCCAGTACCGGATGTTCACCCAAGTCGATGGTCTCGGCGACTACGACCTCGCGCTGACAGAGGCCGTCTCGGCGGGCGAACCCCTGAACAGGGAGCCGATTCAGGAGTTCGAGGAGGCCTTCGGCGTCACCCCGCGAGACGGCTACGGCCAGACCGAAACCGTCGCGCTCGTCACCAACTACCCCGGCATCGACGTGAAACCCGGAAGCATGGGCAAGCCCGTGCCCGGCATCGACGTGACGCTCCTCGATACCCAAAGCGAGGAGGAAGTCGAACCCGGCGAAACCGGCGAAATCGCGGTCCCGGTGGACTCGCCCGCCATCTTCGACGGCTACTACGAGAAGCCCGATTTGGACGAAAAAACCTTCCATGGCGACTACTACCGGACCGGTGACCTCGCCCGGATGGACGAAGACGGTTACTTCTTCTTCGAGGGCCGGGCCGACGACATCATCATCTCGTCTGGCTACCGAATCGGCCCCTTCGAGGTCGAGGACGCCCTCGTGGGCCACGACGCAGTGGCAGAGGCCGCGGCGGTCGCCAGCCCCCACGACGAGCGCGGGAACGTCGTCAAAGCCTACGTCGTCCTCGCCGACGACCGCGAGGGCGGCGACGAGTTGACCGACGAACTGCAAAACTACATGAAAGAGGAGACGGCCCCGTACAAGTACCCCCGCAGAATCGAGTACGTCGATGAACTCCCGACCACCTCCAGCGGGAAGATTCGACGCATCGAACTCCGGAAAGAGGAACGACAGAAATTCGGCGAGTAACTCGCGGACGGGAGCGGTTCGGACCGACTGACATCTTATTTCACCGTATGATTTGGAAAGAATTATGATACGAGAATAGAACTACGTCGATATGACTGCGGAACGGGGCCCCTCCCGACGTGCGGTCGCGGAGTGGATACCCAGTCTCGTGAGCGTCCTCGGCGCGGTGCTGTTGGCCGTCTACCTCGCCGAACAGCGATTTCTCTACTGGCCGCTTGACCTCACTTCGAGGGGTTTTCTCGTCGGTTTCTTCGTGGCGATGGTGTTCATCGCCCCGGTGTTGGGTGGGGGCTACTGGCTCGCCCGGACCGACCTCCCGACCAAGCGGTACCCCCGAATCGGCAAGTGGATTCTGGGCGGTTCAGCCTTCTTCCTCTCGATAAACCTCCCGGTAATGGCGGTCATGACGTTCGACGACTTCGCCTTCCGAGTCTCGTGGGGTCGCTGGGCCACGAGCATCGGCGCGGCGGGCGGCCTGTTAGTCGGCTACATCGAGGCCCGCGCCATCCAGCGCGAACTCCAAGCCCAGCGCGCCGCGATTCGGGCCGAGGAGGCCGAGAATCAGCGCCAGTGGTTCGACTACCTGAACGGACTCCTCCGCCACGAGGTGCTGAACACCGCGAACGTCATCGTCGGGTACGCCTCGCTCGTGTTGGAGGACGACGACATCGACCCCGCCACCCAGACCCAACTGGAGACGATTCACCGGCAGGGCGAGAACATGACGAAGGTCATCCGGGACGTGCAGGTGCTGATAGAGACCACCTCCGACATCGCCCATCTCGAACCGGTAGACCTCTCGTCGGCGCTCGACAGCGAACTGAGCCAACTCAGAGACACCTACGATTCGGTGACTGTCGAGGCCACCATTCCCGACGGCGTGACCGTCCGGGCCGACGAACTCCTGCCCCGAATCTTCTCGAACCTCCTCCGGAACGCGGTCGAACACAACGACGGCGACCCGGAGGTCCGCGTCAACGTCGACGAGGGCGACGACACCGCCACGGTCCGGGTGGCCGACAACGGGCCGGGAATTCCGGACGGCGAGCGCTCGACGCTGTTCGAGCGCGGCGACAACACCGGCGCGAAGCACGGACTGGGCCTCTATCTCGTCCGGACCCTCGTGGAACGCTACGGCGGGTCGGCCGAACTGACCGAGACCGGTCCCGAGGGGAGCGTCTTCGCGGTCGAACTGCCACTGTCGGAGACTCCTCCCGAGGTCGGTCCGGGGGAGCGTCCCGAGGTCGATGGCCAGCGCGTGAGCAGTCCCCGCGACGACAGTGGCCGGGGCGACGCGCCCCGCGCGGACAGTCCTCGGGGCGACACCCCCCGAGCGGACGGCGGTCACTCCACCGGTTCCACGAAGTAGTCGGTGACTTTCTCCGCGCCATCGCCGTCTTCGTCACTCACCGCGTCCAGCGCCAGCGCCAACTTCACTCGGGCCTTCCACGGCGCGAGGTCGCCGCCGGGAATCGCGCCCCGGTCCTGCAAGGTCTTGCCGCCGCCCGCGGTGCCGTAGACCGCGCCGGTCGAACCGGCACCGCACCGCGAGGTCAGCACAATCGGGACGCCAGACTCGATTGCATCTCGGACGGTCTCGCCCAACTCGCCGGTCGTGTTCCCGAGGCCGGTGCCCGCGATTACGAGACCGTCGGCGTTCGCCTCGACTGCGCGCTCGACTTGCGCGCCGTCAACTCCCGCCGCCGAGACGACCATCTCGACGCGAGCGTCGGGGGCCTCGACCGGAGCGTCCTCGCCTTCGACCGGGAGGTACACCGACTCGCTCTCGGGTTCGCGGTGGAATCGGAGGCCGTCGCGGGTCACGGTAGCGACCGGGCCGTCGTTCGGCGAGGAGAACGCGCTCAACTTGTGGGAGTGGGTCTTGCGCACGTCCCGGCCAGCGTGGAGTTCGTCGTCGAACGCGAGGAAGACGCCCTCATCGACTCGGGAGTGAGTCCCCGCGCGGACCGCTGTGAGGAGGTTGGCGGGCGCGTCGGAACTCGGTTCGTCCAGTCGGCGCTGTGCGCCCGTGACGACCACCGGTACGGACAGCGAGCAGGTCAAATCGAGAAAGTAGGCCGTCTCGGCCATCGTGTCCGTGCCGTGGGTCACGACGATTGCGTCGCCCCCGGATTCGGCGGCCTCGCTGGCGCGCTCTGCGACTTCGGCCATCGTCTCGAAGTCCATGTCGAACCCCGGCAGTTGGGAGACCGATTCGACGCTCAGGTCGGCGTGGGCCGAGAGGTCCGGGACCGATTCGAGGAGGTCCGCGCCGTCGAGACTGGGAGACGCGCCCTCCTCGTCGGGCGTGCTGGCGATGGTGCCGCCTGTCGCAATCACGTGAACTCGCGGGAGCATGGCCCAAACTGGGGCCGTCTCCGTCAAGAACCTACGGGATTGGCGAGAATTCTGGGTTTTCGAGTTTATTATATAGTTGTCTAGCGCGCGAGAGAACTCAAATTCTCTCGGAAATTTATTTATTCTACCTCGTCGTACGTGTCGTGTGTTCGGGAGCTTTCCCAGCGAGGTGGAACCCGACGGGGCCGTGTTCGGTCCGCACCACTTCTATCTCGGCGTTCTGCTGATACTGATGGTGTGTTGGATACTCTACGCCGACAGCGACTCCGACTCCGGGCCGTGGGTGGTGACCGGCGCGACGCTCCTGTCGGTGTTCGCGTTCGCGCTGACGTGGCCCTACTACCCGATAGTGGGCGCGCTCGGCGTGCTTGTCCTCCTCGGCGTGGCGACTGCAGTGTCGGTGGTCCGGCCCTTCTGGTGGCGCACGACCCTGCTGGCCCGGAGCGCGCTCTTGCTCGGCCTACTGGTCGCGTGGGACGACGCGCTGAGTCACGCCCTCGGGTGGCAGACGCCGCTGGACTTGCTGTGGGCCGAGCATCTGCATCCCTACGTCTCGGACCCGTATCTGCCCGAGGCGGTCCGGCGGCCCTCCGGTCTCCCTACCGACTTCGAACTACCCTTCGACCTCGAAACCCTCGTCGCGGAGCAGGTCGGCCGCGCGCTCGCCGTGGTCCCCCTGTAGTTCGATGCGGTCGTCCTCGACGGTGCCGCCCGTGGCGAGTTGGCTCTTGAGCATCGAGGCGAGGTCCCCGAGGTCCACGTCCGACTGGTCGAACCCCTCTACGATGGTGACTGCCTTGCCGTAGGTTCGCTCCTCGGTCCGGATGGTGAGTCTCTGCTCGGCGCGCCCGAGGTCCTCGTCGATTCCGAGTTCGTCCGGAAGCCCCGAAACGTCGCTGATGTCTTTGTCTTCCCCCATGAATCCGGGTAGGGTGCCCGGACGTTTTAGCCTTCTCCGAGGGGCGAATTGGCGCGCGACCGAAACCCGAAACCGGAGTTCGGGCGTCCTCGGCGGGTTTCCGATACCCCCGAATTTACGTCGCGCGTGGCGTACTACTACCCGAGAATGCTTCACGGAAAGGGAACCCTGCTGACCATCGACCTGACCGAACGCGAGCCCCGCGAGGAGGACGTAGACGACGTGCTGGAATCGTTCGTCGGCGGCCGAGGACTCGCCACCAAGTTGGCCCACGACCGGATTCCCTTCGACGCCGACCCGCTCGGGCCGGAGAATCGGCTCTACTTCTCGTCGGGACCGCTCCAGCAGTCCCAGATGAGTTTCACGGGCCGGATGAACGCCACCGCGATTTCCCCGCTCACGGACGGGATTCGCTCGACCAACGCGGGCGGGTTCCTCTCGCGGAACTTCGTGGAGACGGGCCACATCGCGGTCGAAATCGTCGGCGAGAGCGACGAATTGCTGGCGGTTCACGTGACCGACGACGGGGTGGAGTTCGAGGAGGTCCCCGAACTCGAAGGGGCCGAAGTCTCGGCGACCAGCGAGTACGTCGAGGGCGTGCGCGATTTGGGGGCCGAACACCTCGTGACCGCCGGCCCGGCGGGCGAGAACGAGGTCCGGTACGCCTGCGTCATGACCTCTGACACGCGGGCGTTCGGCCGGGGCGGCCTCGGCGCGGTGATGGGCGCGAAGAACCTGAAGACGATGAGTTTCGACGGCGACTCCGCGCCAGAAATCGAGATTCCCGACGTGCAGATGGATGTCCACCGGGACGCCGCCCAGAGCGACGACTCGATGAAGCGACAGGGCACCACCGGCGGCACCGAGTTCATCAACGACAACTTCTCGCTCCCGACCCGGTACTTCACCGAGTTCTCCTTCGAGGACGTGGAACACATCGGCGGCGATGCGGTCGAGGAGAAAAAGTACAAGCGCGGCACCTGCTCGCAGTGCGCCTTCGGGTGCAAGTTGCCGACGAGAGACGAGGAGACCGGCTTGGAGACGGAGGGACCGGAGTTCGAGACGGTCTTCTCGTTCGGGTCCAACGCGGGCGTCGGCGACATCGTGGACGTGATGAAGTCCAACGAGTTGTGCGACGAGTTGGGCCTCGACACCATCTCGGCCGGCGTCACCGTCTCGGCGTACCTCAAGAGCGAAGACGAGTTCGGCAACGCCGAGTTGGTCCACGAACTGGTCGAGAAAATCGGCCGGAGAGAGGGCGTCGGCGACCTGCTCGCGGAGGGCGTGGACCGGTGCCACGACGAGTTGGGCGTCGAAAACTGGACCTCGAAGGGCCTCGAATTCGCGGCCCACGACGGCCGGGCCATCAACGGACAGGGCCTCTCCTACGCGACTTCGAACAGCGGGGCCGACCACATGTACTCGGAGATTCTGGGCGCGGAGTACTCGGGCGAACTCGACCCGGAAGGCTTGGAGGGCAAGGCTCCCTTCCTCGTGGAATCCGAGAACTCGGCGGCGTTCAAGGACAGCGGGGTCCTCTGTGCGTTCTCCAGCGACTACGCCACCGAGGAGCGCATCGAAGAACTGTTCGGCGCGGACTGGGACGAACTCCTCGAAATCGGCGGTCGCATCGTGGAACTGGAACGCCACTTCAACAACCAGCGCGGGTTCGACCGGAGCGACGACGACCTGCCCTACGACCTGCCGGACTTCGAGCAGGCGTTAGACGAGTACTACGCGGAGCGCGGGTGGAATCAGGACGGCACCGTGCCCGAGAGTCGGATTTCGGGCGACGAGAGCGCGGCGAGCGCGGACTGAGAACTGCTTTTTGCGACTCGTTTCAACCGCCGTGGATGGGGTTCACGAAACTCACGTCGTCGCCGTCTTCGAGGACCGTTTCGGCCTCGGCGCGCTCCCGGCCGTTCTTGAGCGCCCGAACGCTGGTGGCGATTTCCCCGTCGTCGGCGAGGAGTTTGCTTTCGAGGGACGGGTGGTCCTCGGCGACATCAGCGATTGCGTCCGCGAGGGTGGCTTCGGCGGGGAGTTCGCGCGTGAGGGATTTCTGGCCGACCTCCTCGCGGAAAGTGGCGTAGAACGTGAGTTCGACGGAAATGGGGTCTTTGGGGTTGTTCCGCGCTGACATCGGTTCTTGGGTTGTGAATTTCGTTTGCGGGTGTTAGTATCCATCGTTGGTTAGGAGTTTCTGTGAGAATTTGTACTGCTACCGATTCGACAGCAATCGAAGTGGTGACTGCTTATTGAAGCCCCCGCCCGGTCGCGGTCTCGTGAACAAAGTAAACGAGACCGCGACCGGGCGGCCCCTTCATCCCACCTATGATGATTTTTCGGCCTGTCGTCGCTCCCAGTCGATACCCCTCGCGGCG
This genomic window contains:
- a CDS encoding extracellular solute-binding protein translates to MSERRMWTRRRLLASSAVGATAGLSGCIGRFTNQQESGSSLSLSDFRGSGPLVESRSAPGGTSMDDLPDLEGTLNVYLGGGEGGLYENLVRLLEKKYSGFTAKTRMASSTQLANTIVEETKGGQSPADVFWSIDSTSLGIVADAGVTTTLPDRVLNPVPKGFRDGDGDWVGIAGRARSVPYNTDHFSESDIPNKVQAFTENSGLKGTMGWAPTYGAFKSFVTAMRLLKDEDATKQWLTGMQNQNITEYPDEFLVSNAVADGEIKAGFANHYYALRVLSSRPDAPLDLAFTKGDAGGLVNVSGTEIIEGTDQQELAADFIRHLLSAEAQEFFATTTFAYPMIPEVEPVGPLPTVDELAPPEIDLSKLSNLEPTLKLMREVGVL
- a CDS encoding alpha-1 4-glucan-protein synthase, encoding MSATEDICVVVPTIREYECMRAYFDNAREHGFDLDRLHVLLVTEDFCDTEEMADMLADEGVSGEVFDGTRREEWYEDHGIAEYGHVVPSASHAETSFGLLYIWANDFDYGFFIDDDTLPHDDFDFFGRHMRNLDYEGEIEEVSSDENWVNVLYQNFEDHGLYPRGYPYAAMDETVETATTEISDVVASQGLWTNVPDLDAVRILMDGDLQGQAQTRTSKADYTGDFVAGEGNYLTVCSMNLAFEREVIPAFYQLPMDENKWDVGRFDDIWSGVFLKRACDVLDKTIYNGFPLCEHNKAPRSTFGDLNNEVPGLELNEHLWEIVDETATNADSYAGVFEEMATELAEGDYDEYENGGFFNYVGEYMLDWLSALDELQSLQTAPAPADD
- a CDS encoding 2-oxo acid dehydrogenase subunit E2, with translation MRDRGPDPERVSPQKRLTAEYMQVAGRRSNVHGLVEIDVTNARERIRRIEEQTGTDLSFTAFVVACLATAVAEQPAVQRYHDWRGRIHEFEDVDVNLLVEREVEGERIGVPHVVRKANRRTIRSIHDEIRRVQADASSGPDAATAELARWLPGFVRRQLWRLPQLFPSRWTDLAGTVAVTSVGMFGTGNGWAISPTNYTLQLTIGGIGTKPRLIDGELESREYLSLTVTFDHDVVDGGQAARFVQRLGEHLEAGTGLDAASAD
- a CDS encoding acyl-CoA synthetase, with the protein product MPLDYDQEREEFEWDIPEDYNLPAVIDDHAENFGDRLAVRFRDDETEAERTYADIRDDMNRFANALADLGVGEGDRVMHLFPRHPDAFAVQLGALTRGALLVPCSAMLKPKDLTFRANDCEAETVVVHEDLTEMVEPILSETPISRVVVLDADAETVDREDWHAFSDLLDGQGTAHDGPELSADDPMSINYTSGTTGQPKPVLHRHRWLRCFELVNAPYWWGVTQETDFSDELLWATTGTGWAKWFWSPVGVGLTTGASQFIYDGDFDARTFLDLMDEEDVTRLCAVPTQYRMFTQVDGLGDYDLALTEAVSAGEPLNREPIQEFEEAFGVTPRDGYGQTETVALVTNYPGIDVKPGSMGKPVPGIDVTLLDTQSEEEVEPGETGEIAVPVDSPAIFDGYYEKPDLDEKTFHGDYYRTGDLARMDEDGYFFFEGRADDIIISSGYRIGPFEVEDALVGHDAVAEAAAVASPHDERGNVVKAYVVLADDREGGDELTDELQNYMKEETAPYKYPRRIEYVDELPTTSSGKIRRIELRKEERQKFGE
- a CDS encoding sensor histidine kinase, producing MTAERGPSRRAVAEWIPSLVSVLGAVLLAVYLAEQRFLYWPLDLTSRGFLVGFFVAMVFIAPVLGGGYWLARTDLPTKRYPRIGKWILGGSAFFLSINLPVMAVMTFDDFAFRVSWGRWATSIGAAGGLLVGYIEARAIQRELQAQRAAIRAEEAENQRQWFDYLNGLLRHEVLNTANVIVGYASLVLEDDDIDPATQTQLETIHRQGENMTKVIRDVQVLIETTSDIAHLEPVDLSSALDSELSQLRDTYDSVTVEATIPDGVTVRADELLPRIFSNLLRNAVEHNDGDPEVRVNVDEGDDTATVRVADNGPGIPDGERSTLFERGDNTGAKHGLGLYLVRTLVERYGGSAELTETGPEGSVFAVELPLSETPPEVGPGERPEVDGQRVSSPRDDSGRGDAPRADSPRGDTPRADGGHSTGSTK
- a CDS encoding asparaginase, which translates into the protein MLPRVHVIATGGTIASTPDEEGASPSLDGADLLESVPDLSAHADLSVESVSQLPGFDMDFETMAEVAERASEAAESGGDAIVVTHGTDTMAETAYFLDLTCSLSVPVVVTGAQRRLDEPSSDAPANLLTAVRAGTHSRVDEGVFLAFDDELHAGRDVRKTHSHKLSAFSSPNDGPVATVTRDGLRFHREPESESVYLPVEGEDAPVEAPDARVEMVVSAAGVDGAQVERAVEANADGLVIAGTGLGNTTGELGETVRDAIESGVPIVLTSRCGAGSTGAVYGTAGGGKTLQDRGAIPGGDLAPWKARVKLALALDAVSDEDGDGAEKVTDYFVEPVE
- the yciH gene encoding stress response translation initiation inhibitor YciH is translated as MGEDKDISDVSGLPDELGIDEDLGRAEQRLTIRTEERTYGKAVTIVEGFDQSDVDLGDLASMLKSQLATGGTVEDDRIELQGDHGERAADLLRDEGFEVEG
- a CDS encoding aldehyde ferredoxin oxidoreductase family protein — translated: MLHGKGTLLTIDLTEREPREEDVDDVLESFVGGRGLATKLAHDRIPFDADPLGPENRLYFSSGPLQQSQMSFTGRMNATAISPLTDGIRSTNAGGFLSRNFVETGHIAVEIVGESDELLAVHVTDDGVEFEEVPELEGAEVSATSEYVEGVRDLGAEHLVTAGPAGENEVRYACVMTSDTRAFGRGGLGAVMGAKNLKTMSFDGDSAPEIEIPDVQMDVHRDAAQSDDSMKRQGTTGGTEFINDNFSLPTRYFTEFSFEDVEHIGGDAVEEKKYKRGTCSQCAFGCKLPTRDEETGLETEGPEFETVFSFGSNAGVGDIVDVMKSNELCDELGLDTISAGVTVSAYLKSEDEFGNAELVHELVEKIGRREGVGDLLAEGVDRCHDELGVENWTSKGLEFAAHDGRAINGQGLSYATSNSGADHMYSEILGAEYSGELDPEGLEGKAPFLVESENSAAFKDSGVLCAFSSDYATEERIEELFGADWDELLEIGGRIVELERHFNNQRGFDRSDDDLPYDLPDFEQALDEYYAERGWNQDGTVPESRISGDESAASAD
- a CDS encoding ubiquitin-like small modifier protein 1; the encoded protein is MSARNNPKDPISVELTFYATFREEVGQKSLTRELPAEATLADAIADVAEDHPSLESKLLADDGEIATSVRALKNGRERAEAETVLEDGDDVSFVNPIHGG